A window of the Lactuca sativa cultivar Salinas chromosome 5, Lsat_Salinas_v11, whole genome shotgun sequence genome harbors these coding sequences:
- the LOC111918681 gene encoding scarecrow-like protein 21, which yields MSNTWYYPSMQEYDVYKPQFQTLDNINHGRSNLFIKPDPYSTLESSSADNSCTTMYNSFSPVTEDLVNFKHKLKQLETVMFSDLYEDLVGNGGIELQDMEIWKEMVEGVPKRDLKQVLIACADAISNNDFSTAGILISELREMVSVAGEPIQRLGAYMLEGLVARLSAQKTSLCNDLGSGTHNLLSYTNMLHEICPYFKFGYMSANGAIAEAMKNEKKVHIVDFQIGQGSQWIPLIQAFAARRGGPPRIRITAFTDSMSVNVGQRLCKLARSFNVPFEFNSISISVSKAGVDQFRLRPGEALAVNFAFVLHHMADESVSTENHRDRILRVVKSLKPKVVTLIEQESNTNTSPFYPRFLEALDYYNAMFESMDESLPRGHKERINVEQYCLAKDVVNIIACEGNERVERHELLGKWKLRFRMAGFNPYPLSSLVNGTIKTLLKKYSDRYRLEERDGALYLGWMDRDLVASCAWK from the coding sequence ATGTCGAACACCTGGTATTACCCATCAATGCAAGAATACGATGTTTATAAACCCCAATTTCAGACTTTAGATAACATCAACCATGGAAGAAGCAATCTGTTCATCAAACCCGACCCATATTCCACCCTGGAATCCTCCTCCGCAGATAACAGTTGCACCACCATGTACAACTCCTTTTCTCCGGTGACTGAAGACCTGGTCAACTTTAAGCATAAATTGAAGCAATTGGAGACTGTGATGTTTTCAGATCTGTATGAAGATTTGGTTGGAAATGGTGGAATCGAGCTTCAAGACATGGAAATCTGGAAAGAAATGGTGGAGGGTGTTCCAAAACGTGACCTGAAACAAGTTCTAATCGCGTGTGCAGATGCAATTTCAAACAACGATTTCTCAACCGCCGGAATTTTAATATCGGAGCTCCGGGAGATGGTGTCAGTCGCCGGAGAACCAATCCAACGCCTCGGAGCTTACATGCTAGAAGGCCTCGTGGCTCGCCTCTCAGCTCAAAAAACTTCATTATGCAATGACCTTGGGAGTGGGACCCACAACCTTTTATCATACACAAACATGTTACATGAAATCTGCCCGTATTTCAAATTCGGTTACATGTCAGCAAATGGTGCGATTGCCGAGGCAATGAAGAACGAAAAAAAGGTCCACATTGTTGACTTTCAAATCGGTCAAGGAAGTCAATGGATCCCGCTAATCCAAGCGTTTGCTGCCCGCCGGGGCGGGCCGCCCCGGATCCGTATAACCGCCTTCACCGACTCCATGTCGGTCAATGTCGGTCAACGACTGTGTAAGCTCGCGAGATCTTTCAATGTCCCATTCGAGTTCAATTCCATTTCCATTTCCGTTTCCAAAGCCGGAGTTGACCAATTCCGACTCCGGCCTGGGGAGGCTTTGGCGGTCAACTTCGCGTTTGTGTTGCATCACATGGCGGATGAAAGTGTGAGTACCGAAAATCACCGGGACCGGATTTTACGGGTGGTGAAGAGTTTGAAACCGAAAGTTGTAACCCTAATTGAGCAGGAATCGAACACGAACACTTCCCCGTTTTACCCTCGTTTTCTTGAGGCTCTTGATTACTATAACGCGATGTTTGAATCGATGGATGAGAGTCTTCCAAGAGGGCATAAGGAGAGGATAAATGTGGAACAATATTGTTTAGCAAAAGATGTGGTGAATATAATTGCATGTGAAGGGAATGAGAGGGTGGAAAGGCATGAACTACTTGGGAAATGGAAGTTGAGATTTAGGATGGCCGGGTTTAACCCGTACCCGTTGAGTTCTTTGGTTAATGGAACAATTAAGACTTTGTTAAAGAAGTATAGTGATAGGTATAGGCTTGAAGAAAGGGATGGCGCTTTGTATCTTGGGTGGATGGATAGAGATTTGGTTGCTTCTTGCGCTTGGAAATGA